GGCCGATGACGAGGATCGGCCCGACATAGATGCCGAGGAAGTCGAAGCCGGCGCGATTGGCGAAGCCGACCGAGCCGTAGAAGGTCCAGGACGTGCAATAGACGCCGAGCGCCAGCGCATAGATCGTGGTGCGCGCCCGGCCGGTCATCAGCTTGCGGCCGGAGGTGTCGGCGATATGGGCGACGGCGAACAGCCCGCACAGATAGGCCAGCGCGACCAGGATGACGGACCACGTGGGGATCATGGTGCGATCCGTGGCGCTGGGATGCGCGAGAGGGGCCGGAGTTCGGGCGCCATGAACCTTCGCTTCGAAATAAGCTTCCGCTTCGAGCTTTGTGACATTTTATCGGACGCCTCCGGCCCCCGCCATAAGACATTGGCGCAAGTCATCCCCAGCTCTTTGTCGCAAAAGCCGCAATCGACGCTGTTTTCGCGGGTATTCAGGCTTTCCCTGGTCCAGCGGGTTGGTCTAGCGTCCGATATCGGCTGATGGGGAAGCTCGTCGACTAGCTTAGGGGTACAGCATGCTGAAGGAATTCAAGGAATTCGCACTGAAGGGCAATGTCATGGATCTCGCCATCGGCGTGGTCATCGGCGCATCCTTCGGCAGGATCGTAGACTCCCTCGTCCAGGATATCATCATGCCGTTCATCGGCGCTCTCGGCGGCGTCGATTTCTCGAACTACTTCTTCGGCCTCAACCGTGCCGTCACGGCCCCTGTGCTCGACGAAGCGAAGAAGCAGGGCGCCGTGCTGGCCTACGGCAACTTCGTCACGGTCGCGATCAACTTCGTGATCATCGCCTTCGTCCTCTTCCTCGTGGTCAAGGGCATCAACCAGCTCAAGCGCAAGGCGGAAGCGGCGCCGGCGACGCCCGCGGCAACCCCCGCCGATGTCGCACTCCTGACCGAGATTCGCGATCTCCTGAAGCAGAAGGCCGTCTGAGGCGGGTGGTTGGGAGGCGCTGATTCATCACCGGCGCCGATTGACCTGATCTCGCGATTTCATGCCAGCCGGCGCCGCGATCGGCTAAAGGAGGGCATCGAATTTCGCGAGGTCGAAGCCCCATGAACACCACCGTCCTGCCCGGCAGCACCCTGGTCGCCGAGCTTCGGCCCGAAGCGCGCAACGCGCCGGAAAGCGGGATCGTCGAGGTCATGAACTACGGCCGGCTGCGGCCGGGCCTGATCCCGCTCTGGGTCGGGGAGGGCGATCTGCCCACTCCGTCCTTCATCAGCGAGACGGCGGCGCGCTCGCTGGCGGCGGGCGAGACCTTCTACACCTGGCAGCGCGGCATTCCCGAGCTGCGCGAGGCGCTGGCGCGCTATCATGAGCGCCTCTACGGCCAAAGCTTCTCGCCGGAGCGCTTCTTCGTCACCGGCTCGGGCATGCAGTCGGTCCAGATCGCGGTCCGCATGATCGCCGGCCCCGGCGACGAGCTCATCATTCCGACGCCGGCCTGGCCCAATTTCGGCGCAGCGGTCTCCGTCGCCGGCGCGCGCGCCGTCTGCGTGCCGATGGACTACGCCCAGGGCCGCTTCACGCTCGATCTCGACAAGCTCGCCGCCGCGATCACGCCGAAGACGCGCGGCATCCTGATCAACTCGCCCTCCAACCCGACCGGCTGGACCGCGACACGGGCCGAGCAGGAGGCGCTGCTCGCGCTCTCGCGCAAGCACGGCCTGTGGATCGTCGCCGACGAAATCTATGGCCGCTTCGTCTATGACGGTTCGGAGCGTGCATCGTCCTTCCACGACATCATGGATGCCGAGGACCGTGTCGTCTTCGTCCAGACCTTCTCCAAGAACTGGGCGATGACCGGCTGGCGCATCGGCTGGATCGAGGCGCCGGAAGCTTTCGGCCAGGTCATCGAGAACCTGATCCAGTACTCGACCTCCGGCTCGCCGGTTTTCGTGCAGCGCGGCGCCGTGGCTGCGCTCGACGAGGGCGAGGGCTTCGTCGCCGAGCAGATCGCGCGCGCCGCGGAAGGCCGCCGTATCATCTTCGAGGGCCTGAAGGCCACGAACCGGGTCACCCTCACTGCGCCCGTCGGCGCCTTCTACCAGTTCTTCTCGGTCGATGGTCGCGAGGATTCCCGCAAGCTCGCGCTCGATCTGGTCGACACCGCCAATGTCGGCCTTGCGCCCGGCACGGCCTTTGGCCCCGGTGGTGAGACCGGCCTGCGCCTGTGCTTCGCGCGCAAGTCGTCCGATCTGGTCGAGGCTGTCGCACGCCTGCAGAAGGCGCTGACGGCAGCCTGACACGACCCCTGCCGCAGGCACAGGGCGGCTCTGTTCCAGAGACGCTCCTGACCGGTTGACCACTTGGGAGCCCGCCGCCATGAACGGCGGGCGCCGCCTTCCTCCGGCGCGCCCGGAGCATGATGAAACCGTTCGGCTACCCATCGACCCGGCTGACGATCCTCTGGCGGGAGATCCTGGTCATAGCGCTGGCCGCGGCGGGAGGAGGCGCTTTCGCACTGCTGGGCATGCCCGCGGCGTGGCTCTCGGGCTCGATGTTGCTGAGCGCGATCGTGGCGCTGCTGCGCCCGCTGCCGACGCTGCGGCGTCCCTGGTTCGATGCGACCATGGTGCTCTCCGGCACGATCCTCGGCTCCGCTGCCACCCCGGATGCCCTGGCCGCTGCGGCGCGCTATCCGGCCTCGCTGGCTATCCTTCTGCTCGGTGTCGCCGCTATCATGTTCGCGACCGGCGCTTATCTGCGCCATGTCGCGCGCTGGCCCTGGATCGATGCGCTGCTGGCCGCCGCGCCCGGTGCGCTCTCCACCGTGCTTGCAGTGGCGCAGGCCAAAGGCGCGAATATCGGCCGCATCTCGGTCGTCCAGCTCTTCCGGCTGCTCGTGCTGGTGGCGCTGCTGCCCAGCGTGATGCAACTCACTGGCGCATCGGCTGGGATGCCCGTTCCCGATGTCCTGTCGGTCGGCGCCTCGACCATGCTCGGCGTGACGATGGCTGGGCTCGTGCTCGGCCTCGTTTTCGAGCGCCTCGGCATGGCGGCACCGCTGATGTTCGGCGCGACCTTCGCCAGCTCCTTCCTGCATGGCAGCGGGATGGTCGAGGGCTCGCTGCCCATGCCGATCCAGATCGCCGTGCAGATCCTGCTCGGCTCGACCATGGGCGGGCGCATCGCCCATATCCCGCGCAACGAGCTCAGGGGCCTGTTTCCGCTCGCCATCGGCGGCTTTGCGGTCTCGATCGGCGTCGCCTTCCTCTTCGCCTGGCCGGCCGCCTGGCTCGCGGGCGTCTCCTATGCCAGCGGCATGGCGGCCTTCGCGCCGGGCGGGCTGGAGGCGATGGCGATGCTCGCCTTCGCCATGAGCCTCGACACGCTCTATGTCGGCGCCCACCATCTCGTTCGCTTCGTCATCATCGGGCTGGCGATGCCGCTCGTCCTGACCCGCATCAAGAGCGCGCCACCGCGCTGACGGTCCACGCGGGGTAAGCTTAACAATCCATTATACTTCATCTCCTTCATTGCGAGTTCGGTGCAAATCCGAATTCACTCGCTCCTGTTAAGTCATGGCCGTCGACTTGCTTCGACGGATACGGAGCGATCTCCATGAACATCGCCGTCCAGTCGCCCAGCGTGTGGCGCCGCTTTGCCAAGCCCGTCGCGATCATCGGTGCCGGCATCGCCGGCCTGACGGCCGCCTTCGACATCGAGCGCCGGGGCCTGCGCGCCACCGTCTTCGAAAGCGGCAAGGCGGTCGGCGGCATGGCATCCTCCTTCAAGGACGCCGATGGCTACACCTATGATTTCGGCGCGCATTTCGTCAGCAACCGGCTGGCCGATGCGATGGGCGCCAGCTCCGTCTCGCGAACGGTCCATCACTACGGCGAGGCGGTCGCGCTCGGCCAGAAAAGCTACAGCTACCCCTTCGGCCTGGCGCTTTCGCCGCGATACGCCGTCAGCGCCGTGTCGGCACGTCTCAATCCCCAGCCCGTCCAGAACGCCGCCGACTGGTTCCGCAACGCCTATGGCGAAGCGCTGGCCGAGGATGTCGCGATCCCGCTCGCCGAGGCCTGGTCGGGCGCGCCGGCGAGCGAGCTTTCGCCTGCCGTCGGCAACAAGCTCGCCGCCGGGGTGATGAAGACCTTCTATCTGAAGGCGGCCTCGCGCCTCTCGGGCAGGGCGGTCTGCAACGGCTATTCGCATGAGATGCCGGAGAGCCCGCGCGTCTACCACGTCTATCCGGAAGGCGGCGTCGCCAAGCTGCTGGAGCCGACCGTGGCCCACCTCAGTGACAGCATCGCGCTGGAATCGAAGGTCGAGCGCGTCTTCGTCGAGAACGGCAAGGTCGCCGCTGTGAAGGTCAACGGCCGCGAGATCGGCGTCTCCGCCGTCATCAGCACGGCGCCGGTCCATATCCTGCCCAATCTCGTCGAGGGCACCGACGCGCTCGACGAGCTGCGCAGCTTCCGCTACCGCCCGATGATCTTCGTCAACCTGCGCTTCGAGGGCCGCAACCTGCTGCCCGACACGATGCTGTGGGTGCCGGATCGCACGCAGCCCTTCTTCCGCGTGACGGAAGCGCCTTTCTCGATGCCCTGGCTCGCGCCGGAGGGGCGCACGCAACTGACCTTCGACATCGGCTGCGAGGTCGGCGACGCCTGGTGGACGATGTCCGACGAGAAGCTGGCCGAGGCCTGTCTCGAAGGACTCTGCCGCATCTATCCGCATCTGCGCAGCCGCTATGTCGGCCCCGGCGGCATGCTGAAGACGCCCTTCGCCTATCCGGTCTATCTCGGCGCCTATGAGCAGCGCCGCCAGGATTTCGCACGCAGCACCGGCGTCGCCGGCCTCTACAGCATCGGCCGCAACGGCGAGTTCGCCCATCTCCTGATGGAGGACATCTACTGGCGCACGCTCAAGCGTATGAACGACGTTGCCGACTATGTCGGGCGGGACGTATAGCGCCGCGACCCGCTGGCCTGACGCCGGTCAGAGTATCCTCGTTTTTCACCGAAACGCGTGGTCATCCCGGGCTTGACCCGGGATCCATGCCAGAGCGCTTCCGGTCAAGGTTCAGGCATGGATCCCGGCTCTCCGCTTCGCTGCGGCCGGGATGACCCGCGTTTCCATGACAACGCAGTGCGCCCTAGGGCCTCATCGCTCCGTTCGTGTGCGTCATCACCGCATAGAGCGAGGTCGTGCCGCAGATGAACAGGCGGTTGAGCTTCGGCCCGCCCCAGCAGACATTGGCGACGATCTCGGGGATCGCGACCTTGCCGATCAGCGTGCCGTCCGGGTGGTAGATGTGGACGCCATCGGTCGCGCTCGTCCAGATCCGGCCCTCGATGTCCAAGCGGAAGCCGTCGAACAGCCCCGCCGTGCAGGTCGCGAAGACTTTTGAGGCGCCGAGCGTCTCGCCATCAGCCTCGACAGTGACGGCGCGGATGTGGCGCGGCCCGTTCTCGGGATCATGGCTCGCGCCGGTATCGGCGATGTAGAGGATGCTCTCGTCCGGCGAGAAGGCGAGGCCGTTGGGCTTGACGAAATCGTCGGCGACGATCGCGATCTCGCCGGTCCGCCCGTCGAT
Above is a genomic segment from Bosea sp. NBC_00550 containing:
- the mscL gene encoding large conductance mechanosensitive channel protein MscL, which codes for MLKEFKEFALKGNVMDLAIGVVIGASFGRIVDSLVQDIIMPFIGALGGVDFSNYFFGLNRAVTAPVLDEAKKQGAVLAYGNFVTVAINFVIIAFVLFLVVKGINQLKRKAEAAPATPAATPADVALLTEIRDLLKQKAV
- a CDS encoding pyridoxal phosphate-dependent aminotransferase; this encodes MNTTVLPGSTLVAELRPEARNAPESGIVEVMNYGRLRPGLIPLWVGEGDLPTPSFISETAARSLAAGETFYTWQRGIPELREALARYHERLYGQSFSPERFFVTGSGMQSVQIAVRMIAGPGDELIIPTPAWPNFGAAVSVAGARAVCVPMDYAQGRFTLDLDKLAAAITPKTRGILINSPSNPTGWTATRAEQEALLALSRKHGLWIVADEIYGRFVYDGSERASSFHDIMDAEDRVVFVQTFSKNWAMTGWRIGWIEAPEAFGQVIENLIQYSTSGSPVFVQRGAVAALDEGEGFVAEQIARAAEGRRIIFEGLKATNRVTLTAPVGAFYQFFSVDGREDSRKLALDLVDTANVGLAPGTAFGPGGETGLRLCFARKSSDLVEAVARLQKALTAA
- a CDS encoding AbrB family transcriptional regulator, with translation MMKPFGYPSTRLTILWREILVIALAAAGGGAFALLGMPAAWLSGSMLLSAIVALLRPLPTLRRPWFDATMVLSGTILGSAATPDALAAAARYPASLAILLLGVAAIMFATGAYLRHVARWPWIDALLAAAPGALSTVLAVAQAKGANIGRISVVQLFRLLVLVALLPSVMQLTGASAGMPVPDVLSVGASTMLGVTMAGLVLGLVFERLGMAAPLMFGATFASSFLHGSGMVEGSLPMPIQIAVQILLGSTMGGRIAHIPRNELRGLFPLAIGGFAVSIGVAFLFAWPAAWLAGVSYASGMAAFAPGGLEAMAMLAFAMSLDTLYVGAHHLVRFVIIGLAMPLVLTRIKSAPPR
- a CDS encoding protoporphyrinogen/coproporphyrinogen oxidase; this encodes MNIAVQSPSVWRRFAKPVAIIGAGIAGLTAAFDIERRGLRATVFESGKAVGGMASSFKDADGYTYDFGAHFVSNRLADAMGASSVSRTVHHYGEAVALGQKSYSYPFGLALSPRYAVSAVSARLNPQPVQNAADWFRNAYGEALAEDVAIPLAEAWSGAPASELSPAVGNKLAAGVMKTFYLKAASRLSGRAVCNGYSHEMPESPRVYHVYPEGGVAKLLEPTVAHLSDSIALESKVERVFVENGKVAAVKVNGREIGVSAVISTAPVHILPNLVEGTDALDELRSFRYRPMIFVNLRFEGRNLLPDTMLWVPDRTQPFFRVTEAPFSMPWLAPEGRTQLTFDIGCEVGDAWWTMSDEKLAEACLEGLCRIYPHLRSRYVGPGGMLKTPFAYPVYLGAYEQRRQDFARSTGVAGLYSIGRNGEFAHLLMEDIYWRTLKRMNDVADYVGRDV